The following proteins are co-located in the Acidobacteriota bacterium genome:
- the phnE gene encoding phosphonate ABC transporter, permease protein PhnE produces the protein MTATVLQRRWRLRFLARVCGWSAISLLVLWAFHWSEADLAVLAQSGPRFAEFFTRLVPPDWSVATLVLRSTIETLMIAIAGTAVAAVVALPLGFLAAANVAPAWLSHGVKLFLGLVRSIPLIVVAILFVTAVGLGPFPGALAIAFHSLGMLGKFYAEEFETAEAGIVEAVGGTGAGWLQTVRYGLLPQSIPQVVAFTVYRLEMNFRDAAVLGLVGAGGIGYYIQLYVRGFQYSKVAVLLLVVVAVVTALDQLTYWVRRWVR, from the coding sequence ATGACGGCGACGGTGCTGCAGCGGCGATGGCGACTGCGCTTCCTGGCCCGGGTCTGCGGCTGGTCGGCGATTAGTCTGCTGGTCCTCTGGGCCTTCCACTGGTCCGAGGCGGACCTGGCGGTGCTGGCGCAGTCGGGACCGCGCTTCGCGGAATTCTTCACCCGCCTGGTGCCGCCGGATTGGAGCGTCGCCACCCTGGTGCTGCGCTCGACCATCGAGACCTTGATGATCGCCATCGCCGGCACCGCGGTGGCGGCGGTGGTGGCCTTGCCCCTGGGATTCTTGGCGGCGGCCAACGTGGCGCCGGCGTGGCTGTCCCACGGGGTCAAGCTTTTCTTGGGCCTGGTGCGCTCCATTCCCCTCATCGTGGTGGCCATCCTCTTCGTCACCGCCGTCGGCCTGGGCCCCTTCCCCGGCGCCCTGGCCATCGCCTTTCACTCCTTGGGCATGCTCGGCAAGTTCTACGCCGAAGAATTCGAGACCGCCGAGGCGGGGATCGTGGAGGCGGTGGGTGGTACCGGCGCGGGCTGGCTGCAGACCGTGCGCTACGGGCTACTGCCCCAGTCCATTCCCCAGGTGGTGGCCTTCACCGTCTACCGGTTGGAGATGAACTTCCGCGACGCAGCGGTGCTCGGGCTGGTGGGAGCCGGGGGCATCGGGTACTACATTCAGCTCTACGTCCGCGGCTTCCAATACTCCAAGGTTGCGGTGTTGCTGCTGGTGGTGGTGGCGGTGGTGACCGCCCTCGACCAGCTCACCTATTGGGTCCGGCGCTGGGTTCGCTGA